The Helianthus annuus cultivar XRQ/B chromosome 16, HanXRQr2.0-SUNRISE, whole genome shotgun sequence genome includes a window with the following:
- the LOC110871881 gene encoding protein NRT1/ PTR FAMILY 5.5 produces the protein MATFVRISALSWADVLAAFAMFVMMNYLTNVWKLSTTHTAGIINIWNGITPVLAFAFAFFSDAFIGDFYMLVSSSISYSVGLGLLSMSTPPVFGTCKDYNQECIGHTQKVLFYTALSLIAVGMAGHMVSLAPFLDLNTKSEKDDKNENGKGNKILVQIPGLIMVLIVILAAGIGLPYIKPWSLRFGIPAICSVVATVFFLTGWARGDYIPAPIEGSPLTTTVRVFVATVCNFSKPIPSPNELYNEKDTRSTRSLRCFDKAAIKLPEGQRPDKWKVCDVREVEDTKIGIRILPMWLTFIVVGIVLSIGNTYFLEQANHMDRKLGKIKVSIPIFLLFYNATSPIFAKFYIYLAKRTKKYAPPLGIATGMVLSVLCCITAAKVETRRLHRIRDHDLLDKPDEKIPMSIFALLPQFMLLAAVDGMANSSIKGFFKNQTPESMYKYLTYCTNGVLGLGKMASVLSVYVVGKVSERNGKPNWF, from the exons ATGGCGACCTTTGTAAGGATTTCAG CATTGAGTTGGGCGGATGTGTTAGCTGCATTTGCAATGTTTGTGATGATGAATTACTTAACAAATGTTTGGAAGCTAAGCACTACACACACTGCCGGTATCATAAACATTTGGAATGGAATCACACCGGTTTTGGCCTTTGCGTTTGCCTTCTTTTCTGATGCCTTCATCGGTGACTTTTATATGCTTGTATCCTCAAGCATCTCCTACAGTGTT GGGTTAGGATTACTATCCATGTCAACACCACCTGTTTTTGGAACATGTAAAGACTACAACCAGGAATGTATTGGGCACACGCAAAAGGTGTTGTTCTATACAGCCTTATCGTTGATCGCGGTTGGGATGGCCGGTCATATGGTCTCATTAGCGCCCTTTCTGGATCTAAATACAAAAAGTGAAAAAGATGATAAGAATGAAAATGGAAAGGGAAATAAAATCCTTGTGCAAATACCAGGACTGATTATGGTGCTGATTGTAATACTGGCTGCGGGTATTGGACTGCCATACATTAAGCCATGGTCACTCCGGTTTGGTATTCCAGCCATATGTTCTGTGGTGGCAACAGTTTTCTTTCTTACAGGATGGGCTAGGGGAGATTACATTCCTGCTCCTATAGAGGGGAGCCCGTTAACAACCACCGTCAGAGTTTTCGTGGCAACTGTTTGTAACTTTTCAAAACCGATCCCTAGTCCTAACGAGCTCTACAACGAAAAAGATACTCGTTCCACCAGAAGTCTCAG GTGCTTTGACAAGGCTGCTATTAAGTTACCAGAAGGGCAACGACCGGACAAATGGAAGGTTTGCGATGTGCGCGAAGTAGAAGACACCAAGATTGGTATTCGTATTCTCCCAATGTGGTTAACCTTCATTGTGGTCGGAATTGTGCTATCTATCGGAAACACGTACTTTTTGGAGCAAGCTAATCACATGGATAGAAAGCTTGGAAAAATAAAAGTCTCCATTCCAATATTTCTTCTGTTTTATAACGCCACAAGCCCCATATTCGCAAAGTTCTATATATATTTAGCGAAACGTACAAAAAAGTACGCCCCGCCACTGGGGATCGCCACAGGTATGGTTCTCTCAGTGTTATGTTGCATTACTGCTGCAAAAGTGGAAACCCGAAGACTGCATCGGATTAGGGATCATGATTTGCTAGACAAACCCGACGAGAAAATTCCAATGAGTATATTTGCACTGCTTCCACAGTTTATGCTATTAGCAGCCGTTGATGGGATGGCTAATAGTAGTATCAAGGGTTTCTTTAAGAACCAAACCCCTGAATCTATGTACAAGTATTTGACTTATTGCACAAATGGTGTGTTGGGGCTAGGAAAAATGGCGAGTGTTTTGTCGGTATATGTTGTGGGGAAAGTGAGTGAGAGGAATGGGAAGCCAAATTGGTTCTAG